A region of Paraburkholderia largidicola DNA encodes the following proteins:
- a CDS encoding putative toxin-antitoxin system toxin component, PIN family — translation MPETPALPEQNTPAAKSAAAPAVVLDSNVWIDILVFDDPHTRPILAALESGALRALIDARCLAELTYVLDYPQFAKRAVEKTAALATLARLSTLVEPPAPAENTPALPKCKDRDDQKFLELAYAMQADWLVSKDRAVLKLAKRIARDFGFRIAQPAPFVAECALTATEPVEA, via the coding sequence ATGCCCGAAACCCCTGCCTTGCCTGAACAGAACACGCCTGCCGCGAAAAGCGCGGCGGCGCCTGCCGTCGTGCTCGATTCGAACGTGTGGATCGACATTCTCGTGTTCGACGATCCGCACACGCGCCCCATTCTCGCCGCGCTCGAAAGCGGCGCGCTGCGCGCGCTGATCGACGCGCGCTGCCTCGCCGAACTGACGTACGTGCTCGACTATCCGCAGTTCGCAAAACGCGCCGTCGAGAAAACCGCCGCGCTCGCGACGCTCGCGCGGCTGTCGACTTTGGTCGAGCCGCCCGCACCCGCCGAAAACACGCCCGCGCTCCCCAAATGCAAGGACCGCGACGATCAGAAGTTCCTAGAACTCGCGTATGCGATGCAGGCGGACTGGCTGGTGTCGAAAGATCGCGCGGTGCTGAAGCTCGCGAAGCGGATTGCGCGCGATTTCGGTTTCCGGATTGCACAGCCCGCGCCGTTCGTCGCCGAATGTGCGCTGACGGCCACGGAACCCGTCGAGGCCTGA
- a CDS encoding M14 family metallopeptidase produces the protein MTLSITSNFDAGAIEVLSCAQADNIRLRVRPDSHADFAQWFYFRLSGARGERCVMTFENAADCAFADGWRNYQACASYDRVNWFRVPTSYDGRVLTIDHTPDFDRIYYAYFEPYSEERHSEFLGAVQQMPHAALTELGKTVEGRPMSLLTLGAPTLLEDGTLKPKKTVWIIARQHPGETMAEWFVEGLVKRLAGWGDWSGDPVARKLFDYADFYIVPNMNPDGSVHGNLRTNAAGANLNREWMEPDAARSPEVLLVRDAIHATGCDLFFDIHGDEALPYVFVAGSEMLPSFTERQRQEQTAFIENFKRASPDFQDKYGYEASKYRQDALKLASKYIGNEFGCLSLTLEMPFKDNANLPDERVGWNGERSASLGASMLQAILWHMETFA, from the coding sequence ATGACGCTATCCATTACCAGCAATTTCGACGCAGGCGCGATCGAAGTCCTGTCCTGTGCACAGGCCGACAATATCCGCTTGCGCGTGCGCCCGGACAGCCATGCCGACTTTGCGCAGTGGTTCTATTTCCGCTTGTCGGGCGCGCGCGGCGAGCGCTGCGTGATGACGTTCGAGAATGCCGCCGATTGCGCATTCGCCGACGGCTGGCGCAACTATCAGGCGTGCGCGAGCTATGACCGCGTGAACTGGTTTCGCGTGCCGACCTCGTATGACGGGCGCGTGCTGACCATCGATCACACGCCCGATTTCGACCGCATCTATTACGCATACTTCGAGCCTTATAGTGAAGAGCGCCACTCGGAATTTCTCGGCGCTGTCCAGCAGATGCCGCATGCGGCGCTGACGGAGCTGGGCAAGACGGTCGAAGGCCGGCCGATGTCGCTGCTGACGCTGGGTGCGCCGACCTTGCTCGAAGACGGCACGCTGAAGCCCAAGAAGACCGTCTGGATCATCGCGCGCCAGCATCCGGGTGAGACGATGGCCGAATGGTTCGTCGAAGGTCTGGTGAAGCGGCTCGCGGGGTGGGGCGACTGGTCGGGGGATCCCGTCGCGCGCAAACTTTTCGATTACGCCGACTTCTACATCGTGCCGAACATGAACCCGGACGGCAGCGTGCACGGCAATCTGCGCACCAATGCGGCCGGCGCGAACCTGAATCGCGAATGGATGGAACCGGATGCCGCGCGCAGCCCCGAAGTGCTGCTCGTGCGCGACGCGATTCATGCGACGGGCTGCGATCTGTTCTTCGACATTCACGGCGACGAAGCGCTGCCGTATGTGTTCGTGGCGGGCTCGGAGATGTTGCCGAGCTTCACCGAACGCCAACGCCAGGAGCAGACGGCGTTCATCGAAAACTTCAAGCGCGCGAGTCCCGATTTCCAGGACAAGTACGGTTATGAAGCGAGCAAGTATCGCCAGGATGCGCTCAAGCTCGCGTCGAAGTACATCGGCAACGAGTTCGGTTGCCTGTCGCTGACGCTGGAGATGCCGTTCAAGGACAACGCCAATCTGCCCGATGAACGCGTGGGCTGGAACGGCGAGCGCAGCGCGTCGCTCGGTGCGTCGATGCTGCAGGCGATTCTCTGGCATATGGAGACGTTTGCCTGA
- a CDS encoding pyridoxal phosphate-dependent aminotransferase yields MNAPHDLTTTPMTTMPPSFPSRLPNVGTTIFTVMSALAAEKNAVNLGQGFPDFNCDPRIVDAVANAMREGHNQYPPMAGVAPLRQAISEKIASLYGRRYDATTEITVTAGATQALLTAILCAVHPGDEVIVVEPTYDSYLPSIELAGGKPVFVTLEAPDYAIPFDKLAAAITPKTRMILINTPHNPTGTVWRADDMKKLEDIVRGTNVLILSDEVYEHMVYDGAPHESVARYPELAQRSFVVSSFGKTYHVTGWKVGYVAAPAALTAEFRKVHQFNVFTVNTPMQLGLAHYMQDPAPYVNLPAFYQKKRDVFRAGLAQSRFKLLPCTGTYFQCVDYSAISDMPEAEFAQWLTSEIGVAAIPVSAFYHESHESGVVRFCFAKKEDTLATALERLARL; encoded by the coding sequence ATGAACGCACCGCACGATCTGACGACCACGCCTATGACCACCATGCCTCCATCGTTCCCGTCCCGTCTGCCGAACGTCGGCACGACGATCTTCACCGTGATGAGCGCGCTCGCCGCCGAAAAGAACGCGGTCAATCTCGGCCAGGGCTTCCCGGATTTCAATTGCGATCCGCGCATCGTCGATGCCGTGGCCAACGCAATGCGCGAGGGCCACAACCAGTATCCGCCGATGGCTGGCGTCGCGCCGCTGCGCCAGGCGATCTCCGAGAAGATTGCAAGCCTGTACGGCCGCCGCTACGACGCCACGACTGAAATCACGGTGACGGCGGGCGCCACGCAAGCGCTTCTGACGGCGATCCTGTGCGCGGTCCATCCGGGCGATGAAGTGATCGTCGTCGAGCCGACGTACGACAGCTATCTGCCGTCGATCGAACTGGCGGGCGGCAAGCCTGTGTTCGTCACGCTCGAAGCGCCCGACTACGCGATCCCGTTCGACAAACTCGCCGCTGCGATCACGCCGAAAACGCGCATGATCCTGATCAACACGCCGCACAATCCGACGGGTACGGTCTGGCGCGCGGACGACATGAAGAAGCTCGAGGACATCGTACGGGGCACGAATGTGCTGATCCTGTCCGACGAAGTGTACGAACACATGGTCTACGACGGCGCGCCGCACGAAAGCGTCGCGCGCTATCCGGAACTCGCGCAGCGCAGCTTCGTCGTGTCGAGCTTCGGCAAGACCTATCACGTGACGGGCTGGAAGGTCGGCTACGTGGCCGCGCCCGCCGCGCTGACGGCGGAATTCCGCAAGGTCCACCAGTTCAACGTATTCACCGTCAACACGCCGATGCAGCTCGGGCTCGCACATTACATGCAGGACCCCGCGCCCTATGTGAACCTGCCCGCGTTCTATCAGAAAAAGCGCGACGTCTTCCGCGCCGGTCTCGCGCAATCGCGCTTCAAGCTGTTGCCGTGCACGGGCACGTATTTCCAGTGCGTCGACTATTCGGCCATCAGCGACATGCCCGAAGCCGAATTCGCGCAATGGCTGACGAGCGAGATCGGCGTGGCCGCCATTCCCGTGTCGGCGTTCTATCACGAGTCACATGAATCGGGCGTCGTGCGCTTCTGCTTCGCCAAGAAAGAGGACACGCTCGCCACCGCGCTCGAACGACTGGCGCGTCTCTGA
- a CDS encoding glutathione S-transferase family protein — protein sequence MIKLHGFALSNYYNKVKFALLEFGIPFEEVCVPFNQDEATLEHSPLGKVPYIVTERGSLCESQAIIEYLAAAFPEKAIFSRDPWEAAKERELITFVDVHLELTARNLYKQAFFGGTITDATKGRTEKLLIHHIRGFRRLAKFTPYLRGEQFSIADIAGFVSLPLVGMATQAVYGRDFLLDVGIDWKPYVKAINARPAAQRVTDDRKAYMEAQKKK from the coding sequence ATGATCAAGCTGCACGGTTTTGCACTGTCCAACTATTACAACAAAGTGAAGTTTGCGCTGCTCGAATTCGGCATTCCGTTCGAAGAAGTGTGCGTTCCGTTCAACCAGGACGAGGCGACGCTCGAACATTCGCCGCTCGGCAAGGTGCCGTACATCGTGACGGAGCGTGGCAGCCTGTGCGAGTCGCAGGCGATCATCGAATATCTGGCCGCGGCCTTTCCCGAGAAGGCGATTTTCTCGCGCGACCCGTGGGAAGCGGCAAAGGAGCGTGAGCTGATCACGTTCGTCGACGTGCATCTCGAACTGACGGCGCGCAATCTGTACAAGCAGGCGTTCTTCGGCGGCACGATCACCGACGCCACGAAAGGGCGCACTGAGAAACTGCTGATCCATCATATCCGCGGTTTCCGGCGGCTGGCGAAGTTCACGCCGTATCTGCGCGGCGAGCAGTTCAGCATCGCGGACATCGCTGGTTTCGTGAGCCTGCCGCTGGTCGGCATGGCGACGCAGGCCGTTTACGGGCGCGATTTTCTGCTCGATGTCGGCATCGACTGGAAGCCGTATGTGAAGGCGATCAATGCGCGTCCGGCTGCGCAGCGCGTGACGGACGATCGCAAGGCCTACATGGAAGCGCAAAAGAAGAAGTGA
- the yaaA gene encoding peroxide stress protein YaaA yields MIIVLSPAKSLDYDTPPHVKKHTIPDFVDDAAELIGDLRRLSPQDIASLMDISDQLAHLNFQRYADWSPKFDTSNAKQAVLAFNGDVYEGFDAKSLSASDLDYAQQHVRVLSGLYGLLRPLDLLQPYRLEMGTRFENRRGKDLYAFWGERITQALNRQLEKKRDGSRVLINCASTEYFKSVKPKKLAAPVITPVFEDWKGGRYKIISFHAKRARGLMARYLVENRFETPEQLKDFDAEGYAFEADASNDSTYVFRRRIAD; encoded by the coding sequence ATGATAATCGTTCTGTCGCCGGCCAAATCGCTCGACTACGACACCCCGCCGCACGTCAAGAAACACACGATCCCCGATTTCGTCGATGACGCCGCCGAATTGATCGGCGATCTGCGCCGTCTGTCGCCGCAAGACATCGCGTCGTTGATGGACATTTCCGATCAGCTCGCGCATCTGAATTTCCAGCGTTACGCCGACTGGTCGCCGAAATTCGACACGTCCAACGCGAAGCAGGCCGTGCTCGCGTTCAATGGCGACGTGTACGAAGGCTTCGACGCGAAATCGCTATCCGCGTCCGATCTCGACTATGCGCAGCAGCACGTGCGCGTGCTGTCGGGCCTGTACGGTTTGCTGCGTCCGCTCGATCTGCTGCAGCCGTATCGGCTCGAGATGGGCACGCGCTTCGAGAACCGGCGCGGCAAGGATCTGTACGCGTTCTGGGGCGAGCGCATCACGCAGGCGCTCAACCGGCAACTGGAGAAGAAACGGGATGGTTCGCGCGTGCTGATCAACTGCGCGTCGACGGAGTATTTCAAGTCGGTCAAGCCGAAGAAGCTCGCCGCGCCCGTCATCACGCCCGTATTCGAAGACTGGAAGGGCGGGCGCTACAAGATCATCAGTTTTCACGCGAAACGCGCGCGCGGCCTGATGGCGCGCTATCTGGTAGAGAATCGCTTCGAAACGCCGGAGCAGCTCAAGGACTTCGACGCCGAAGGCTACGCATTCGAAGCCGATGCATCGAACGATTCCACCTATGTCTTCCGCCGGCGCATCGCGGACTGA
- a CDS encoding energy-coupling factor ABC transporter permease gives MGFLYTPLPLWVAVGGWIAAVALLALALWKNPFKRLQEPVLQHVWLAIIVAVSVLWATNAWLEDGTVIHLLGATLVVTLFDWGLALIAMAIVTGLAAVVFDAPWQGIALTFLVFGAVPVGVSTLLQRASIAWLPRNLFMFIFGQGFVSPAIAVTVASAVALATHIALAGGSMSVIPAGYAFSVFLLASGESWFTGMSTALIAVYRPAWVTTYDVRRYRLGGPRT, from the coding sequence ATGGGTTTCCTCTACACACCGCTTCCGTTGTGGGTCGCTGTCGGTGGCTGGATCGCCGCTGTGGCTTTGCTCGCGCTCGCGCTCTGGAAAAACCCGTTCAAGCGCTTGCAGGAACCCGTGCTCCAGCATGTGTGGCTCGCCATCATCGTCGCCGTATCGGTGCTATGGGCGACCAACGCATGGCTCGAAGATGGCACAGTGATTCACCTGCTCGGTGCAACGCTCGTCGTCACGCTATTCGACTGGGGCCTTGCACTCATCGCGATGGCCATCGTGACCGGGCTTGCTGCCGTCGTCTTCGACGCGCCGTGGCAAGGCATCGCACTCACCTTCCTCGTGTTCGGCGCCGTGCCCGTCGGCGTATCGACGCTCCTGCAACGCGCGAGTATCGCGTGGCTGCCGCGCAATCTCTTCATGTTCATCTTCGGCCAGGGCTTCGTGTCGCCCGCCATTGCCGTCACGGTGGCATCGGCCGTTGCGTTGGCAACGCATATCGCGCTCGCCGGCGGCTCGATGTCGGTGATCCCGGCCGGCTATGCATTTAGCGTGTTCCTGCTTGCGTCGGGTGAATCGTGGTTCACGGGTATGTCGACGGCGTTGATCGCCGTTTATCGACCCGCGTGGGTCACGACATATGACGTGCGCCGCTATCGCCTCGGCGGCCCGCGCACCTGA
- a CDS encoding AI-2E family transporter, producing the protein MVKSDQLIERLAAVFALLLLVGGSLLVLAPFTTALLWGAILSYSSWGLYCKLSQTLGGRRKWAATLIVLIILVVVLGPFVYAGFALGAHTKDITALVQRLTDSGLPDLPDWVARIPLVGSSIESFWERVTSSNSEMVAQLRVLAAPAGKWVLAAALAVTHGLGLLALSIILTFFFYTGGEGAAAWLNAGMRRIAGERADYLLALAGSTVKGVVYGILGTALVQGVLAGFGCWIAGVPTPALLGLATFFLSVIPGGPVVVWLPAAIWLYHGGETGWAIFLVVWGVIVVGMSDNVVKPILIGKSSDMPLILVMLGILGGAFAFGFLGVFIGPTLLAVAYTVLHDWTIGSPDARELAARTGGKPPDPVGRIEKAREE; encoded by the coding sequence ATGGTGAAGTCGGACCAACTGATCGAGCGGCTGGCTGCCGTGTTTGCGTTGCTGCTGCTGGTCGGCGGCTCGCTGCTGGTGCTGGCGCCGTTCACGACCGCGCTGCTGTGGGGCGCGATTCTCAGCTATAGCTCGTGGGGCTTGTATTGCAAGCTGTCGCAGACTTTGGGCGGGCGGCGCAAGTGGGCGGCGACGTTGATCGTGCTCATCATTCTGGTCGTCGTGCTGGGGCCCTTCGTCTACGCGGGCTTCGCGCTGGGCGCGCACACCAAGGACATCACCGCGCTCGTCCAGAGGCTGACGGATTCAGGCCTGCCTGATCTGCCCGACTGGGTTGCGCGAATTCCGCTCGTCGGTTCGAGTATCGAATCGTTCTGGGAACGCGTAACCAGCAGCAATTCGGAGATGGTTGCGCAACTGCGCGTGCTGGCCGCGCCGGCAGGCAAGTGGGTTCTCGCAGCGGCGCTTGCCGTCACGCATGGGCTGGGATTGCTCGCGCTCAGCATCATTCTCACTTTCTTCTTTTATACGGGCGGTGAGGGCGCGGCAGCATGGCTTAATGCGGGCATGCGGCGCATCGCCGGCGAGCGCGCCGACTATCTGCTGGCGTTGGCGGGCAGCACGGTGAAGGGCGTGGTGTACGGCATCCTCGGGACGGCCCTGGTGCAGGGCGTGCTGGCTGGCTTCGGCTGCTGGATTGCGGGCGTGCCGACGCCGGCGCTGCTCGGACTCGCGACATTCTTTCTTTCGGTGATTCCAGGTGGCCCTGTCGTGGTGTGGCTGCCCGCCGCGATCTGGCTTTATCACGGCGGCGAAACGGGATGGGCGATCTTTCTCGTGGTGTGGGGCGTGATAGTGGTGGGCATGTCCGATAACGTCGTCAAGCCTATCCTGATCGGCAAGAGCAGCGACATGCCGCTGATTCTCGTGATGCTCGGCATTCTGGGCGGCGCGTTCGCGTTTGGCTTCCTCGGCGTGTTTATTGGGCCGACGCTTCTCGCCGTGGCTTATACGGTGCTGCACGACTGGACGATCGGTTCGCCCGATGCTCGCGAGCTGGCCGCGAGGACGGGCGGAAAACCTCCAGATCCTGTGGGGCGAATAGAGAAGGCGCGGGAAGAATGA
- a CDS encoding BspC domain-containing protein, translating to MDRTNAPRRLPRLVGRLAVWVASASLACSLPALADQLGQHNDLVSKFINDMHADPLVADCAAHGDFVASTSTAFDHVEFPPSSFDSAHSAVTPWNDSFDEGKQKVKVDSVVTVEGLGVPQGGGDPAQLKFRCGYVGAQMLAFSWNDPVPPLRARSAASSGSNTAKGKHAVSGKGSKKNSGKSTKGTTNKSGNKKSGKSSGKAVTTKSSAAKTNAKTSAKKSATKKAH from the coding sequence ATGGATCGCACCAACGCACCGCGCCGATTGCCGCGGTTGGTCGGCCGGTTGGCGGTGTGGGTTGCGAGCGCATCGCTCGCATGCTCGCTGCCTGCCCTCGCCGATCAACTCGGGCAGCACAACGACCTCGTCAGCAAATTCATCAACGATATGCACGCCGATCCGCTCGTTGCGGATTGCGCCGCGCATGGCGACTTCGTCGCAAGCACCTCGACGGCTTTTGATCACGTCGAGTTTCCACCCAGTTCATTCGACAGCGCACACTCGGCCGTCACGCCCTGGAACGATTCGTTCGACGAAGGCAAGCAGAAGGTCAAGGTCGACAGTGTCGTGACCGTCGAAGGCCTGGGCGTGCCGCAAGGCGGCGGCGACCCGGCGCAACTCAAATTCCGCTGCGGCTACGTCGGCGCGCAGATGCTCGCGTTCAGCTGGAACGACCCGGTGCCGCCTTTGCGCGCGCGAAGCGCCGCGTCGTCGGGCTCGAACACGGCGAAGGGCAAGCACGCCGTCAGCGGCAAGGGTTCGAAGAAGAACTCGGGCAAGTCGACGAAAGGCACGACGAACAAGTCGGGCAACAAGAAGTCAGGCAAATCGTCAGGCAAGGCCGTGACGACCAAGAGCAGCGCCGCGAAGACCAACGCTAAAACGAGCGCGAAAAAATCGGCCACGAAGAAGGCGCATTGA
- a CDS encoding LuxR family transcriptional regulator produces MRFSVFNSDAERREGLKTLLRQIDRQARFGEAQDWSQVERTLRRLQPDLLLIDWEDWMSPLDARTLLANHPGLPVAVLVDDITPAHVRAFVEKGVLGVIPRSTDPRVIVRALEMVLLGVHYIPAGALSFDAPVPSGKLARPLNDARPLELVAPPKRPRLGGGLSPRQEQIMRCVHMGSTNKMIARALGISEGTVKIHLATIFQQLGAPNRAAAVAIYNGWLTAQLEVLRSGHNRIQRPARVTSNVAPLRQRKPRTFRYPLPANDTAGALPMAAEATTPYDTRRKRPECDDGAM; encoded by the coding sequence ATGCGATTTTCAGTATTCAACTCGGACGCCGAACGCAGGGAAGGACTCAAGACACTCTTACGGCAGATCGACCGGCAGGCACGGTTCGGCGAAGCACAGGACTGGTCGCAGGTCGAGCGCACGCTGCGCCGCCTGCAACCGGATCTGCTGCTGATCGACTGGGAGGACTGGATGTCGCCCCTCGACGCCCGCACGTTGCTCGCCAACCATCCCGGCCTGCCCGTCGCCGTGCTGGTCGACGACATCACGCCCGCCCATGTGCGCGCGTTCGTCGAGAAAGGCGTGCTCGGCGTGATTCCGCGCTCCACCGATCCACGCGTGATCGTGCGCGCGCTGGAAATGGTTTTGCTGGGCGTCCACTACATCCCCGCTGGTGCCCTTTCGTTCGACGCACCCGTGCCATCCGGAAAGCTCGCGCGTCCATTGAACGACGCGCGCCCGCTCGAACTGGTCGCGCCGCCAAAGCGGCCACGCCTGGGCGGCGGCCTTTCGCCGCGGCAAGAACAGATCATGCGCTGCGTGCACATGGGCAGTACGAATAAAATGATTGCTCGCGCGTTGGGCATCAGCGAGGGCACCGTGAAAATCCATCTGGCGACGATCTTCCAGCAACTGGGCGCACCGAACCGCGCCGCTGCCGTGGCAATCTACAACGGCTGGCTCACGGCGCAACTCGAAGTGCTGCGCAGCGGACACAATCGCATCCAGCGGCCCGCGCGCGTGACATCCAACGTTGCGCCATTGCGCCAGCGCAAGCCGCGAACGTTCCGCTATCCGTTGCCTGCCAACGACACTGCCGGCGCACTGCCGATGGCCGCCGAAGCGACGACGCCCTACGACACGCGGCGCAAGCGCCCGGAATGCGACGACGGCGCGATGTAG
- a CDS encoding 3-hydroxyacyl-CoA dehydrogenase has translation MSSPNTSRQTSIETVGIVGTGAMGRGIAQIAALAGLKVRLYDANSDAVGAARDYLSDTFSKLVAKGKLDNSRSLAALANVTGATAIGDLKDCDLVVEAIVEKLDVKRALFKELEGIVSERCILASNTSSLSITAIAAACADPSRVVGYHFFNPVPLMKVVEVIDGLRSDPAAGDALMDLARRVGHTPVRAKDMPGFVVNHAGRGMNTEGLRVADEGVASFVDIDRIMREQAGFRLGPFELLDLTALDVSHPVMESIYHQFYEEPRFTPSPITGTRLAGGLIGRKAGEGFYVYVDGKQQAPAEAPAPTELPKRVWISARVPAAREAVLALIAKTGVTVDTGSTPAADSLIVVTPLGFDATTAAVDENLDASRVVAIDTLFPLVDAQRRTLMTTPATTRAARDTAHALFAHDGVPVTVIRDSTGFVAQRVVATIVNIGCDIAQRQIASPQDIDLAVTLGLGYPRGPLALGDALGAQTILTILRNMFNVLGDPRYRPSPWLARRAQLGMSLTQADVADHDNAKEQA, from the coding sequence ATGTCATCACCGAACACCTCTCGCCAGACCAGCATCGAGACCGTGGGCATCGTCGGCACGGGCGCGATGGGACGCGGCATCGCGCAGATCGCCGCGCTCGCGGGCCTCAAGGTCAGACTCTACGACGCGAACTCCGATGCCGTCGGCGCGGCCCGCGATTACCTGTCCGATACCTTCTCGAAGCTGGTCGCCAAAGGCAAGCTCGACAACTCGCGCTCGCTCGCGGCGCTCGCGAACGTGACGGGCGCGACTGCGATCGGCGACCTTAAAGACTGCGACCTCGTCGTCGAAGCGATCGTCGAAAAGCTCGACGTGAAGCGCGCGCTGTTCAAGGAACTCGAAGGCATCGTCAGCGAGCGCTGCATTCTTGCGTCGAACACGTCGTCGCTGTCGATCACGGCGATCGCGGCCGCGTGCGCCGATCCGTCGCGCGTCGTCGGCTATCACTTCTTCAACCCGGTGCCGCTGATGAAGGTCGTCGAAGTGATCGACGGCCTGCGCAGCGATCCCGCCGCCGGCGACGCGCTGATGGATCTCGCGCGCCGCGTGGGCCACACGCCCGTGCGCGCGAAGGATATGCCCGGCTTCGTCGTCAATCACGCGGGCCGCGGCATGAATACGGAAGGTTTGCGCGTCGCGGACGAAGGCGTCGCGAGCTTTGTCGATATCGACCGCATCATGCGCGAGCAGGCAGGCTTTCGTCTGGGGCCGTTCGAACTGCTCGATCTGACCGCGCTCGACGTGTCGCATCCCGTGATGGAATCGATCTATCACCAGTTCTATGAGGAGCCGCGCTTCACGCCATCGCCGATCACGGGCACGCGCCTCGCAGGCGGGCTGATCGGACGCAAGGCGGGCGAAGGGTTCTATGTGTATGTCGACGGCAAGCAGCAGGCGCCCGCCGAAGCCCCTGCGCCGACCGAACTGCCGAAGCGCGTCTGGATCAGCGCACGCGTGCCCGCTGCGCGCGAGGCGGTGCTCGCGTTGATCGCGAAGACGGGCGTGACCGTGGACACAGGCTCGACGCCTGCCGCCGATTCGCTGATCGTCGTGACGCCCCTCGGCTTCGACGCGACCACGGCGGCTGTCGATGAAAACCTCGACGCGAGCCGCGTCGTCGCCATCGATACGCTGTTCCCGCTCGTCGACGCGCAACGCCGCACGCTCATGACCACGCCCGCGACCACCCGCGCCGCGCGCGACACCGCGCACGCCCTGTTCGCGCACGACGGCGTGCCCGTCACGGTGATCCGCGATTCGACGGGTTTCGTCGCGCAACGCGTGGTCGCGACGATCGTGAACATCGGCTGCGATATTGCGCAGCGTCAGATCGCATCGCCGCAGGACATCGATCTTGCCGTGACACTCGGCCTCGGCTATCCGCGCGGGCCGCTCGCACTCGGCGATGCGCTCGGCGCACAAACCATCCTGACGATCCTGCGCAACATGTTCAACGTGCTCGGCGATCCACGCTACCGTCCGTCGCCGTGGCTCGCGCGCCGCGCGCAACTGGGCATGTCCCTCACGCAAGCCGACGTCGCCGATCACGACAACGCAAAGGAGCAAGCGTAA
- a CDS encoding DUF2863 family protein, whose product MRSRIAKRLPPDADKLVGLSLALFASGSRTEDRFWESKLDALLAKIVRNGNQTTLDAALDHLQQNHPDAYGALADMAETHSESLIVEQDGVQYEALLIAAPVLAWTRYAIPSGSLKGDAADALRAHLQAHVLAADTRVAMAPFMYSIDQLPRHHVETWRLAQQLAQAAVGGGNAKINFGELPETSPILADPRFVLAVVAAPVGAPVFRWQEEEGGSRIERGQCLEQWATQGGANLAVVLPGCEFECLLPDAYYSACRDADERVRPHTVRTAVRYLFDTIGATPDELRAVVAGFGERRIDEYRIGFTRRGSNDVIYGVVWPLYGRENGDPGIDEEPQEAMSAEGPLEDIVALLKETGITDIRRHAGRFEPEYCDDCGVPLYADPLGEIVHAEMPEDAEPAQPHFH is encoded by the coding sequence ATGCGCTCGCGAATCGCCAAACGTCTCCCTCCCGATGCCGACAAGCTGGTCGGTCTGTCGCTCGCGCTCTTCGCGTCGGGCAGCCGCACCGAAGACCGCTTCTGGGAATCCAAGCTCGACGCACTGCTCGCGAAAATAGTCCGCAACGGCAACCAGACGACGCTCGACGCCGCACTCGACCATCTGCAGCAGAATCATCCGGACGCTTACGGCGCCCTTGCCGACATGGCCGAAACGCATAGCGAGTCGCTGATCGTCGAGCAGGACGGCGTCCAGTACGAAGCGCTGCTGATCGCCGCGCCCGTGCTGGCCTGGACGCGCTACGCCATTCCGTCGGGCTCGCTCAAAGGCGACGCGGCCGACGCACTGCGTGCCCATCTGCAGGCACATGTGCTTGCAGCCGACACGCGCGTCGCGATGGCGCCCTTTATGTATAGCATCGACCAGTTGCCGCGTCATCACGTCGAAACCTGGCGCCTCGCGCAGCAACTCGCGCAGGCAGCCGTCGGCGGCGGCAACGCGAAGATCAACTTTGGCGAACTGCCGGAAACGTCGCCCATTCTGGCCGATCCGCGTTTCGTGCTGGCCGTCGTCGCCGCGCCCGTCGGCGCGCCGGTGTTCCGCTGGCAGGAAGAAGAAGGCGGCTCGCGCATCGAGCGCGGCCAATGCCTCGAGCAATGGGCCACGCAAGGCGGCGCCAATCTGGCTGTCGTGCTACCCGGCTGCGAGTTCGAATGCCTGTTGCCGGACGCCTATTACTCGGCCTGCCGCGACGCCGACGAGCGGGTACGTCCGCACACCGTTCGTACCGCGGTGCGCTACCTGTTCGACACGATCGGCGCGACGCCCGACGAACTGCGCGCCGTCGTCGCGGGCTTCGGCGAGCGCCGCATCGACGAATACCGGATCGGCTTCACGCGTCGCGGCAGCAACGACGTGATCTACGGCGTCGTGTGGCCGCTATACGGCCGCGAGAACGGCGACCCGGGCATCGACGAAGAACCGCAAGAAGCAATGTCGGCGGAAGGTCCGCTGGAAGACATCGTCGCGCTGCTGAAAGAAACGGGCATCACCGATATCCGCCGTCACGCGGGCCGTTTCGAGCCGGAATATTGTGACGACTGTGGCGTCCCGCTTTATGCGGATCCGCTCGGCGAGATCGTTCACGCCGAAATGCCGGAAGATGCCGAGCCCGCTCAGCCACATTTCCACTGA